A region from the Salifodinibacter halophilus genome encodes:
- a CDS encoding cysteine desulfurase, which translates to MTNSDSDLLYLDHAANTPVVPAACTAMGRSLERDVANADGVHPAGRGAAEQIDQAAIEVAAALNGEPESLVWTSGATESIDLALSGATDFYGGDHVVTWASEHRATLDVTEQLARRGVGVTTLDVDARGHPDLDALEHVLADGVTLVSIAHVNNETGVVAPLARIGALCKRYGALFHIDAAQSVGRLPIDVDAVGASLVSVSAHKIGGPTGIGALYIRRGVGVTPQLRGGGQQDGRRGGTRPTHQIVGMGAAVGAVRAGADDERARLEALDARLWQQLAAVPGVTRNGAGAPRAPGFINVSVSDIHGKALLAGLNEGSPALAVSAGSACSAATHQSSHVLRAMGVSPDRAAASVRFSLGWTTDESTVDNAAWRFADEVARLRALASAA; encoded by the coding sequence GTGACCAATTCTGACTCGGATCTGCTCTATTTGGATCATGCCGCAAACACGCCAGTCGTCCCGGCAGCGTGCACGGCGATGGGCAGGTCGCTGGAGCGAGACGTCGCCAATGCCGATGGCGTGCATCCGGCGGGGCGCGGCGCAGCCGAACAGATCGATCAGGCCGCGATCGAGGTGGCCGCGGCATTAAACGGCGAGCCAGAGTCGCTCGTCTGGACGTCTGGTGCTACTGAATCGATCGATCTGGCATTGAGTGGCGCCACTGATTTCTATGGCGGTGACCATGTCGTGACGTGGGCAAGTGAGCATCGGGCAACGCTCGATGTCACTGAGCAGTTGGCGCGTCGTGGAGTGGGTGTGACAACACTGGATGTTGACGCGCGTGGTCACCCCGATCTCGACGCGCTCGAGCATGTGCTGGCCGATGGGGTGACGCTTGTGTCGATTGCACATGTCAACAACGAGACCGGTGTCGTGGCGCCACTGGCTCGGATTGGAGCGCTTTGTAAGCGCTACGGTGCCCTGTTCCATATCGATGCCGCACAAAGCGTCGGTCGGTTGCCGATCGATGTCGATGCCGTCGGCGCCTCGCTCGTCTCAGTGTCCGCCCACAAGATCGGCGGTCCGACGGGCATCGGTGCACTTTATATACGCCGCGGCGTTGGTGTGACACCGCAACTGCGCGGCGGTGGCCAACAGGACGGGCGGCGCGGCGGGACACGCCCCACGCATCAGATTGTCGGTATGGGGGCGGCTGTCGGCGCGGTGCGCGCGGGTGCCGACGACGAGCGCGCGCGCCTCGAGGCGCTCGACGCACGGCTGTGGCAGCAGCTTGCCGCGGTGCCAGGCGTCACGCGAAATGGCGCCGGCGCGCCCCGCGCCCCGGGATTCATCAACGTCAGCGTCAGCGATATTCATGGCAAAGCACTTTTGGCGGGTTTAAACGAAGGCAGTCCGGCGTTGGCGGTCTCAGCCGGCTCGGCATGCAGCGCAGCGACTCATCAGTCATCCCATGTGTTGCGCGCAATGGGGGTCTCGCCCGACCGCGCGGCGGCGAGTGTTCGTTTCAGCTTGGGTTGGACCACCGACGAATCCACGGTTGATAACGCCGCATGGCGTTTCGCCGACGAAGTCGCGCGCCTGCGCGCGCTGGCCAGCGCGGCGTGA
- a CDS encoding iron-sulfur cluster assembly accessory protein, producing MSTTAPDIDSLALTQAAAERIKQQLVKRGHGIGLRIGVRKSGCSGYMYTMDYADEVTDSDSVFSGHGASVVVDQQHLSVLGGTTVDFRAEGLNRMFRFDNPKAQNACGCGESFTV from the coding sequence ATGAGCACTACAGCGCCTGATATCGACAGTCTTGCCTTAACCCAGGCTGCGGCCGAACGTATCAAACAACAACTCGTCAAGCGCGGCCATGGCATCGGCTTGCGCATCGGGGTGCGCAAATCCGGCTGCAGCGGTTACATGTACACCATGGATTACGCCGACGAAGTCACCGACAGTGATAGCGTGTTTTCGGGCCACGGCGCATCGGTGGTGGTCGACCAGCAACATCTGTCGGTGCTTGGCGGTACCACCGTCGATTTCCGAGCCGAGGGGCTGAATCGGATGTTTCGTTTCGACAATCCCAAAGCCCAGAATGCCTGCGGTTGTGGTGAGTCGTTTACGGTCTAA
- the ndk gene encoding nucleoside-diphosphate kinase: protein MAVERTLSIIKPDAVAKNKVGEITRRFEEAGLQVIGARMLWLSRAQAESFYAVHAERGFFNDLVSFMISGPVMVQVLAGENAIAKNRELMGATNPAEAAPGTIRADFAETIDANAVHGSDSPETAATEVEFFFGADDLAER, encoded by the coding sequence ATGGCCGTTGAACGCACGCTTTCCATTATCAAACCCGACGCCGTCGCGAAGAACAAGGTCGGCGAAATCACGCGCCGGTTCGAAGAAGCCGGTCTGCAGGTCATCGGTGCGCGTATGCTGTGGCTGTCACGCGCCCAGGCTGAATCTTTTTACGCTGTCCACGCTGAGCGTGGCTTTTTCAACGATCTCGTCTCGTTTATGATTTCCGGTCCGGTCATGGTGCAGGTGCTCGCCGGCGAGAACGCGATCGCGAAAAACCGCGAGCTGATGGGGGCGACCAATCCGGCTGAAGCAGCGCCGGGTACGATTCGTGCGGATTTTGCCGAGACCATCGATGCCAACGCGGTGCACGGCTCCGATTCCCCGGAAACCGCCGCGACCGAGGTCGAGTTTTTCTTTGGCGCCGACGACCTAGCTGAACGCTGA
- the rlmN gene encoding 23S rRNA (adenine(2503)-C(2))-methyltransferase RlmN: MTTAAPETVERTEEAVSQATNLFGLDRQGLVAFLSDHGESPFRAKQIMRWIYARGETDFAVMTDLGKALREKLARVAVVRPPSLICEQQADDGTRKWLLSVAGSHQGAAGNAIEAVHIPEPDRHTLCISSQIGCALDCSFCATGKQGLNRNLTAAEIVGQVWMAEHELRARGEWRGDRALTNIVFMGMGEPLANYREVVTAIRILLDDYGFGLSKRRVTVSTSGLVPLMDRLHAEVDVALAVSLHAPEDQLRDELVPINRKYPLADLMAACDRYIDGKARRAHVVYEYVLLAGVNDRPSDAHALAKLLAQRPAKVNLIPFNAFDGTGYERPSDDRIDAFQDILHARGLRTTVRRTRGEDIDAACGQLVGRVTNRQSRRLGDVPIRVEKRQADA; this comes from the coding sequence ATGACTACCGCCGCCCCCGAAACCGTCGAGCGCACTGAGGAAGCTGTTTCCCAGGCAACCAACCTGTTTGGGTTGGATCGCCAGGGATTGGTGGCGTTTTTGTCGGACCATGGCGAGTCGCCATTCCGTGCCAAACAGATCATGCGCTGGATCTACGCACGCGGCGAGACTGACTTCGCAGTCATGACGGATCTGGGTAAGGCGCTGCGCGAAAAGCTAGCGCGCGTGGCCGTTGTGCGGCCACCATCGCTGATCTGTGAGCAGCAGGCGGACGATGGCACCCGCAAATGGTTGCTGTCGGTCGCTGGCTCTCACCAGGGTGCGGCCGGCAACGCCATCGAGGCTGTACACATTCCCGAGCCCGATCGGCACACGCTGTGTATTTCCTCGCAGATTGGCTGTGCGTTGGATTGCAGTTTCTGTGCTACCGGCAAACAGGGTTTGAACCGGAATCTCACCGCGGCCGAGATCGTGGGTCAGGTCTGGATGGCGGAACACGAACTCCGGGCACGCGGTGAATGGCGTGGTGACCGTGCGCTTACCAATATCGTGTTCATGGGCATGGGCGAACCATTGGCCAACTACCGCGAAGTCGTCACCGCCATTCGCATTTTGCTCGACGATTACGGCTTCGGTCTGTCCAAACGTCGCGTGACCGTCTCGACATCGGGGTTGGTGCCGTTGATGGATCGTTTGCATGCCGAGGTCGATGTGGCGCTGGCAGTTTCGCTGCATGCCCCTGAGGACCAACTCCGCGACGAGCTTGTGCCCATCAATCGTAAATACCCGTTAGCCGATCTTATGGCTGCCTGCGATCGCTATATCGACGGCAAGGCGCGGCGTGCCCACGTTGTTTACGAATACGTTCTGCTGGCCGGCGTTAATGATCGGCCGAGTGACGCACATGCGCTTGCGAAACTGCTGGCGCAGCGTCCGGCTAAGGTCAACTTGATTCCCTTCAACGCTTTCGACGGCACCGGTTATGAACGGCCGTCGGACGATCGGATCGACGCGTTTCAAGATATACTCCATGCGCGCGGGTTGCGAACCACGGTGCGCCGTACCCGCGGCGAGGATATCGACGCCGCCTGTGGGCAATTGGTGGGTCGTGTCACCAATCGCCAATCGCGGCGGTTGGGCGATGTGCCGATCCGCGTTGAGAAACGGCAGGCCGACGCATGA
- a CDS encoding tetratricopeptide repeat protein, producing MSRWVQGRFLVLMPAALLLTACAGGQNRVDDKNAARANTQLAGNYLQRGDLDNAKKYFQKALKYDSNRVRALWGLAVVNSRNGHTQRAGDYYRRAMSVKRQPELANSYAVFLCQNGRSDKAMSLFRQVANNPDYGHQDVPLANAGLCLLKGGQTGNAKQLFKQALVKNKYNVVALTQSAKLALRQGDNSRAAAHMKRVARHNKLSQSQLKLAARIQLANGVRRKALEYISRYNDNTDESPLTVGKLQSQGL from the coding sequence ATGAGTCGATGGGTTCAGGGTCGGTTTCTCGTACTGATGCCCGCTGCGCTCCTGCTTACCGCCTGTGCCGGTGGCCAGAACCGCGTCGATGATAAGAACGCGGCGCGCGCCAACACCCAACTGGCTGGTAATTATCTGCAACGGGGCGATCTCGACAACGCAAAAAAGTATTTCCAAAAGGCACTCAAGTACGACTCGAATCGGGTCAGGGCGTTATGGGGGTTGGCCGTCGTTAACAGTCGGAACGGCCATACGCAGCGCGCTGGTGATTACTATCGGCGGGCGATGTCGGTCAAACGACAGCCCGAGCTTGCCAATAGCTACGCTGTTTTTCTGTGCCAGAATGGCAGATCGGATAAGGCGATGTCGCTATTCAGGCAGGTTGCGAACAATCCCGATTACGGCCACCAGGACGTGCCCTTGGCCAATGCAGGCCTGTGTCTTTTGAAAGGCGGGCAGACGGGCAATGCCAAACAGCTTTTCAAGCAAGCACTAGTCAAGAATAAATATAATGTGGTGGCGCTGACGCAGTCGGCGAAGCTGGCACTGCGGCAGGGCGATAATTCGCGTGCCGCCGCTCACATGAAGCGTGTCGCGCGACATAACAAGCTCAGTCAGTCACAGCTCAAACTCGCCGCGCGTATCCAATTAGCCAATGGCGTCCGGCGGAAGGCGCTCGAATACATAAGTCGGTATAACGACAATACGGATGAGTCGCCGCTAACCGTTGGTAAGCTCCAGAGCCAGGGTCTATGA
- a CDS encoding helix-turn-helix domain-containing protein: MTDTVSGADVGAQITENQADNQTPGELIREARVRLGLSLDDLGRETRLFKATLQQLEVDDYAALPQPVLAAGYYRQCARALRLDEEKLIAAYRNHGGASVALSDRQTFGPMAVAPADVTPTGHRRLTRVLLVILLLIALAVAAVVVLLPSVSLSGGGNETHEAQGRSLSVGQATSTASDTSAGSGQTHNQASASAQPESAENDHVQTGATQATAGGGDASSDMSSASGSGVTEHDDEQIGRLIQPPSGGREVAEVFGDPNSQVALARSVQQARANNKQQTEPEKPAVPADQLKLKFKGKSWVRVTGAHGNQLFQGIFKAGDSRVFKGAAPYHLVLGNVPGVEVVIGGQPYEVPDKNGDGVARLTIEAREEENTSG; encoded by the coding sequence ATGACTGACACAGTAAGCGGCGCTGATGTCGGGGCCCAGATCACGGAAAACCAGGCCGACAATCAAACACCGGGTGAGTTGATACGCGAAGCCCGTGTGCGTCTCGGTTTGTCGCTCGATGATCTGGGGCGTGAGACGCGTTTGTTCAAAGCGACATTGCAACAGCTCGAAGTCGACGACTACGCGGCGTTGCCGCAACCGGTGTTGGCTGCCGGCTACTATCGACAATGTGCACGCGCCCTGCGCTTGGACGAAGAAAAATTGATCGCCGCGTATCGCAACCATGGCGGTGCCAGTGTTGCCTTGTCAGATCGCCAGACTTTCGGGCCGATGGCCGTGGCACCGGCCGATGTGACGCCGACCGGTCACCGGCGACTAACGCGTGTGCTGCTGGTAATCTTGTTGTTGATTGCACTTGCAGTTGCTGCAGTCGTGGTGTTGTTGCCATCCGTATCATTATCGGGTGGCGGTAACGAGACACACGAGGCACAGGGGCGGTCGCTATCGGTTGGTCAAGCCACATCGACAGCGTCGGACACGAGCGCCGGTAGCGGACAAACGCACAATCAAGCGTCAGCTTCAGCTCAGCCGGAATCGGCAGAGAATGATCACGTGCAGACTGGCGCCACCCAGGCGACAGCCGGCGGTGGCGATGCTTCGTCGGATATGTCGTCCGCATCGGGCAGTGGCGTCACAGAGCATGACGATGAACAGATTGGCCGTCTGATTCAGCCGCCGTCCGGTGGACGCGAAGTGGCTGAGGTGTTCGGCGATCCCAATTCGCAGGTTGCGCTCGCTCGCTCGGTACAGCAGGCGCGTGCTAACAACAAGCAGCAGACCGAACCCGAAAAGCCAGCCGTGCCGGCCGATCAGCTTAAACTTAAGTTTAAGGGTAAATCATGGGTTCGCGTGACTGGCGCACATGGAAATCAGTTGTTTCAGGGGATTTTTAAAGCCGGCGATTCGCGGGTTTTCAAAGGCGCAGCCCCGTATCACCTAGTCCTCGGTAACGTGCCCGGGGTCGAGGTAGTCATTGGCGGCCAACCGTACGAAGTGCCGGATAAGAACGGCGACGGCGTGGCCCGTCTTACGATCGAAGCGCGCGAGGAGGAAAATACCAGTGGCTGA
- the hisS gene encoding histidine--tRNA ligase, whose product MAETIRSVRGINDVLPDENPAWARLERVASETFATYGYDRIRTPIMEHTPLFERGVGEATDIVEKEMYTFTDRSGDSLTLRPEGTAGVVRAGVEHGLFHNATQRFWYSGPMFRHERPQKGRYRQFHQFGVEAFGQAGPDVDIEQIAMSARLFARLGITGLELQLNTLGTPEERTAYRQALQTYFSTHRDRLDSDSLDRLDRNPLRILDSKNPDLADLIADAPTLDMHLSEASRNHFDTVCAGLTALGIDYRLNPRLVRGLDYYTRTVFEWVTTDLGSQDAVCSGGRFDGLVGRLGGHSTPATGFALGSERLIQLMEAQGVPGDDVAPHAYVIAADTIPSAEVTRIAEWLRDVLPSLRLRANAGGGSFKSQFKRADRCGARLALILGEAEVEAGRIGIKPLTDAREQTTVELADAPQQVTAWLDELALD is encoded by the coding sequence GTGGCTGAAACCATTCGCTCTGTGCGCGGCATTAACGATGTATTGCCGGATGAAAATCCGGCGTGGGCGCGTCTCGAACGAGTCGCCAGCGAAACATTCGCCACCTATGGGTATGATCGTATCCGTACCCCGATCATGGAACACACGCCGTTGTTCGAGCGGGGTGTGGGCGAGGCGACTGACATCGTCGAAAAGGAAATGTATACCTTTACCGACCGCAGCGGCGATTCGTTGACACTGCGGCCGGAAGGCACGGCGGGCGTGGTACGTGCGGGTGTCGAACACGGGCTTTTCCATAACGCGACTCAGCGCTTCTGGTATAGCGGGCCGATGTTCCGTCACGAGCGGCCGCAAAAAGGGCGCTATCGCCAGTTCCACCAGTTCGGTGTCGAAGCTTTCGGCCAGGCCGGGCCGGATGTCGATATTGAACAGATCGCGATGTCGGCGCGCCTGTTTGCCCGTCTTGGCATCACCGGGTTGGAGCTGCAGCTCAACACCCTCGGCACGCCGGAAGAGCGCACCGCCTATCGTCAGGCGCTGCAGACTTATTTCAGCACCCACCGGGATCGCTTGGATAGCGATAGTCTGGATCGGCTGGATCGTAACCCGCTGCGCATTCTGGACAGTAAAAACCCCGATTTGGCCGATTTGATTGCTGATGCGCCAACGCTTGATATGCATCTTAGCGAGGCGTCACGCAATCACTTCGACACCGTTTGTGCTGGGCTGACAGCGCTCGGTATTGATTATCGCCTCAATCCGCGGTTGGTGCGTGGCCTGGATTACTACACCCGGACGGTGTTCGAGTGGGTAACGACTGACCTGGGCAGCCAGGACGCGGTTTGTTCTGGTGGTCGTTTCGATGGCCTAGTGGGGCGCCTCGGCGGGCATTCGACGCCAGCAACTGGTTTTGCGCTTGGCAGTGAGCGTCTGATCCAATTGATGGAGGCTCAAGGGGTGCCGGGGGATGACGTAGCGCCGCATGCATATGTCATTGCCGCCGACACGATCCCGAGCGCGGAAGTTACGCGCATAGCCGAATGGCTGCGGGATGTGCTGCCGAGCCTTCGGCTTAGAGCCAACGCTGGCGGCGGTAGTTTTAAGTCGCAGTTTAAGCGTGCCGATCGCTGTGGTGCGCGGCTGGCTTTGATTCTGGGCGAAGCCGAGGTCGAGGCTGGGCGTATTGGAATTAAACCTTTGACTGACGCTCGGGAACAAACAACGGTTGAGCTTGCCGATGCACCGCAACAGGTGACGGCTTGGCTCGATGAGCTAGCGCTCGACTAG
- a CDS encoding tetratricopeptide repeat protein, which yields MAEFDEEDELTRFKRWWANNGRGLILGVVLGLLIVGGWYTWNWYQDRQARYAASLYGKVTQALDKQKMTAGAKQAIKDLKNDYGATPYATAAAMALGRFEVSQGNSNKAKEQFAWAVKNAPNAGMRSLARTRQVRMVWNEGKADKALKLLRSSEPAPGFASLYAEIRGDILVAKHQRSDAHAAYKKALAERSHHVPKRRLQAKVRSTSPADNESTSSSNP from the coding sequence TTGGCTGAATTTGACGAAGAAGACGAACTGACACGGTTCAAACGCTGGTGGGCCAACAATGGCCGCGGCTTGATTCTAGGTGTCGTGCTGGGGTTGCTGATTGTCGGCGGCTGGTATACATGGAATTGGTATCAGGATCGCCAGGCCCGGTATGCCGCGAGCCTCTACGGGAAAGTGACTCAAGCGCTGGACAAACAAAAGATGACGGCCGGTGCCAAGCAGGCTATCAAGGATTTGAAAAACGACTACGGCGCTACGCCGTACGCGACCGCAGCAGCGATGGCGCTCGGGCGGTTTGAGGTAAGCCAGGGCAACAGTAACAAGGCGAAAGAGCAGTTCGCCTGGGCTGTCAAAAATGCACCCAATGCCGGTATGCGATCGCTAGCGCGTACACGCCAGGTGCGAATGGTGTGGAACGAAGGAAAGGCCGACAAGGCGTTGAAGCTGTTGCGCAGCAGTGAACCAGCGCCGGGGTTCGCATCGCTCTACGCTGAAATCCGGGGCGATATATTGGTCGCTAAACACCAGCGTAGCGATGCCCACGCCGCGTACAAGAAAGCGCTCGCCGAACGATCCCACCACGTACCGAAACGCCGCTTGCAAGCCAAGGTCCGGTCGACTTCGCCGGCCGACAACGAATCGACGTCATCGAGTAACCCATGA
- the bamB gene encoding outer membrane protein assembly factor BamB — MMKKAYARLITAAMLLASVFTLAACGGAPPLHQPKELQSLPNAGYRMEVVWSADIGRGLGQSVTGLQPTVSNERVYVAGADGRVSALETATGKTTWSTETEKPLIAGPAVGNGILVVTTGDGGLQALAADTGEMLWHLSFSSEIIASPAIAEQTVVVRTLDGHVVAIDAETGNRKWTVQRSEPKLTMRGTSSPVIRGNTVYVGMDSGKVLALGLATGEKRWSQAVEMPTGQSQLARIVDVDADPVVRDNVIYAVSVGRQLIAMSRSGGNIRWRHETSSSQGMVVDSSSIYVVNSSSHVLALSRSGGANRWQNETLAYRKLSAPEVYRGGVLVGDYEGYLHWLSTDNGKELARGQPVGEAIRAAPIVVGNKALVLGSDGTLAAVKFVAAGGD; from the coding sequence ATGATGAAAAAAGCATACGCCCGATTGATAACGGCCGCGATGCTGCTCGCGAGTGTGTTCACGCTTGCGGCCTGCGGTGGCGCGCCGCCACTTCATCAACCCAAGGAATTGCAAAGCCTGCCAAATGCTGGCTATCGCATGGAAGTGGTTTGGTCGGCCGATATTGGTCGCGGCTTGGGGCAGAGCGTGACCGGTTTGCAGCCCACGGTATCGAACGAACGCGTATACGTCGCGGGCGCCGATGGTCGTGTCAGCGCTCTCGAGACGGCGACCGGCAAAACGACATGGTCGACTGAGACCGAGAAGCCGCTTATCGCCGGCCCGGCGGTTGGTAACGGCATACTTGTCGTGACCACCGGCGATGGCGGCTTGCAGGCGCTTGCGGCCGATACGGGCGAGATGCTTTGGCATCTCTCGTTTTCCAGCGAAATCATCGCGAGCCCTGCGATCGCCGAGCAAACCGTGGTTGTACGTACATTGGATGGCCACGTCGTAGCGATCGATGCCGAGACAGGCAATCGCAAATGGACAGTACAGCGGTCTGAGCCGAAATTAACCATGCGTGGCACATCCAGCCCCGTAATCCGTGGCAACACGGTCTACGTGGGAATGGATAGCGGCAAAGTGCTGGCACTGGGCCTGGCGACCGGCGAAAAACGTTGGTCGCAGGCAGTTGAAATGCCGACTGGGCAGTCGCAGTTGGCACGTATCGTTGACGTCGACGCCGATCCGGTGGTTCGAGACAACGTCATATACGCGGTCAGCGTTGGCCGACAACTCATTGCCATGTCGCGATCCGGCGGCAATATTCGCTGGCGCCACGAGACCTCATCGTCACAGGGGATGGTCGTCGATAGCAGCAGCATCTACGTGGTCAATTCGAGCAGCCATGTGCTTGCGCTGTCGCGATCCGGTGGTGCAAACCGCTGGCAGAATGAGACATTGGCGTACCGCAAGCTATCGGCGCCCGAGGTCTATCGCGGTGGTGTGCTTGTCGGCGACTATGAAGGATATTTGCACTGGCTCAGCACGGATAATGGCAAAGAGCTTGCGCGTGGGCAGCCGGTCGGTGAAGCGATTCGCGCCGCCCCGATCGTGGTCGGCAACAAGGCGTTGGTGCTCGGCAGCGACGGCACGCTCGCGGCGGTCAAATTCGTCGCCGCCGGCGGCGACTAA
- the der gene encoding ribosome biogenesis GTPase Der, which produces MTRTATGVVALVGRVNVGKSALFNRLTRSQDALVVDRPGVTRDRQYGFANLGARHCAVVDTGGLAGDDATIDDQAAMQVDIALDEADAVVFVVDARVGLTADDQVIADRLRRSRLPVLVIANKAEGMEPTMAAAEFHVFGLGAPLAISATHGDRFGVLADQLDAVLPSAVPASTDDNDNQPIRLAVVGRPNVGKSSLVNHLVGSERMLTQDQAGTTRDAVETQFERDGQYFTLVDTAGMRRRSQNADVLERLGTIKAMQAINTAEVVLVLIDAADGLTQQDVRLLGLAVERGRAVVIAVNKWDRLGKRDRERLHQTVVERLASFSFLPLCFISATTGDGIDVMFDALRAGSNAARADLSTAALTRVLGEATTAHAPPLVNGRRIKLRYAHQGGRMPPTIVVHGNQTDAVPAAYTRYLARCFREAFDLFGTVVEISYRTSNNPYADSR; this is translated from the coding sequence ATGACTCGGACGGCGACGGGCGTGGTCGCGCTGGTTGGCCGTGTCAATGTCGGCAAGTCTGCGCTTTTCAATCGCCTGACGCGCTCGCAGGACGCCCTTGTTGTCGATCGCCCCGGTGTTACGCGTGATCGCCAATATGGGTTTGCGAATCTGGGGGCGCGACACTGTGCGGTGGTTGATACGGGCGGGCTGGCCGGTGACGACGCGACCATTGACGATCAGGCCGCCATGCAAGTGGATATCGCGCTTGATGAAGCCGATGCGGTCGTGTTCGTTGTCGATGCTCGTGTTGGATTGACTGCTGACGATCAAGTTATTGCCGACCGTCTGCGCCGCAGTCGGCTGCCGGTCCTGGTGATCGCCAACAAGGCCGAAGGGATGGAGCCGACCATGGCGGCCGCCGAATTCCATGTGTTCGGTTTGGGGGCGCCGTTAGCGATTTCAGCCACCCACGGGGATCGATTTGGCGTATTGGCCGACCAGTTGGACGCCGTACTGCCGTCCGCTGTACCGGCTAGTACGGACGACAACGACAACCAACCGATCCGCCTTGCGGTCGTCGGCCGACCCAACGTTGGTAAATCGTCGCTAGTCAATCATTTGGTCGGCAGCGAGCGCATGTTGACCCAGGACCAGGCTGGCACCACGCGCGATGCGGTCGAAACACAGTTCGAGCGCGACGGGCAGTATTTCACGCTCGTCGACACCGCGGGCATGCGGCGGCGCTCGCAAAATGCTGATGTGTTGGAGCGGCTTGGCACGATCAAAGCCATGCAGGCCATCAATACGGCCGAGGTCGTGTTGGTGCTGATCGACGCTGCCGATGGCCTGACGCAACAGGATGTCCGTTTGCTCGGTCTGGCGGTCGAGCGTGGGCGCGCTGTGGTGATCGCCGTTAATAAATGGGATCGCTTGGGCAAGCGTGATCGCGAGAGGCTGCATCAAACGGTGGTTGAACGACTAGCGAGTTTCAGCTTTTTGCCGCTTTGTTTTATTAGCGCGACGACCGGCGATGGCATCGACGTCATGTTCGATGCGCTGCGTGCTGGCTCGAATGCCGCACGTGCCGATCTATCGACCGCTGCGCTAACGCGCGTGCTGGGTGAGGCCACGACGGCGCATGCGCCGCCGCTTGTCAACGGTCGGCGCATCAAACTTCGCTATGCCCATCAAGGCGGACGAATGCCGCCCACGATTGTTGTCCACGGCAACCAGACGGATGCGGTGCCGGCAGCCTATACACGTTATCTCGCTCGCTGTTTTCGCGAGGCTTTCGACCTCTTCGGTACAGTGGTCGAGATCAGCTACCGCACTAGCAACAATCCGTACGCTGATTCGCGCTGA